TGACATACGCGGTCAAAGAACAGCAGCTCAAACTGGCCAAACCGCAGCTCCAATTTCCCATCGCCGAGCGCTGGTGAGATACACTCAGTATTTCAAATAGAAAAGTTGTCTTTTAACTGCGTGTCTTTGTCTCTAGGTATGAGGTAATGCAGTTCTGCTGGCTGCAGCCCGAACTGAGACCAAGCAGCGAGGAAGTTCACCTCCTGCTAACGTACCTCTGCGCTAAAGGCTCCAGTGAGGCTGAAGAGGATTTCGAAGAACGCTGGAATGCATTGAGACCCAACTTGCTCGGAAGCCCCTCACACACAGCCGCACCCCTCGACCTCACCCCGATACTCACTGTGGCTGAGGCCCACATCTCGACCCAAACTAAGACAGTAGAGCTGGCCTCGTCTGCCACATCCTCCTTCCCCCTGCTGGAGCACTTCTCCGACAGCTTCCACTCTGACACGGGGGACGACTTGCTGACTGTCACAGAGACCAGCCACGGTCTCAACTTTGAGTACAAGTGGGAGCAAGGCCGATCTGAGCAGCCCTACTGCTCGTCGTCCACCAGCGGACCACTGTGCCAGGGGAACCCAAACTACCAGGATATATACTATTCAAGTGATGCCAGTACATCAGGTGGCTGCAGAGGTGAGGCATCAGCCTTATCACCACCTTACTATCAACTGGAGCATCCATGTGTGGTCCCTGTGTTGAGCGCCCTCAGCCCCTCTGTCAGCAGTGACTATTACATCCGTCTAGAAGAAACATCGGAGTGTAATATTAACTTGGACAACTGTAGTCCTGCACTGGAGGTTAGCAACACTAGGTTGACCCCTGAGAGTCAGACCCCCACAGCACAACTTAATGCTTATTGGTCAGCTGCTGACATCACCAAAGCAACAGCCTATGACCCATATTCAAGCCCCACTATGCAGCTAAGACAGGCATCCAGCAGCATCAGCAGTCCTGTAACTTTAAACCAATCCCATGCATGCACCTCCTCCTTACTGGTTGACGCTAACTCCATAGGCCACCTACACAATCTGTCCGAATCTAATGTTGGTCATCCGGTGGAATGTTCAGAAGGTCAATCTAGTCTGACACAAGCAGTGAGCAGCCCCAGTTTAGGTTTGTGTGACCCCTACCTTGAAGCCAGAAACAACTTCATTAGTACGATGGGCTCCTTACAAAAGACACTGACCAACGTAAACCATGTTAACATAGATGTAGAAACAGGTGATGGCCTGCTGGTAGGCTGTCACAGGAGCAGTGACATCGACGATGGTGCTTTCTTTGAGGAAGAAGCCACAAACTGGACCTCGAACCATTCTGCCAACAATAACATTCTGAATTTTGGCAACAGGGACACAAGCAGAATGGAGAATTACTTGGATCTTCAATATAACACGACAGAATTGTGGTCTTTAACCAAGGACACCACCAAGACCTTCCGCAGTTGCAGAACTTCTAAACTGGAGGCAGAAGAAGGGGAATCTGTTTGTACTCCTGCCAGCAAACCCAAAGAATTAGGCTCATACATTCACCTGTGTCACCAAGATAGGGGGGGCACGCCAGAGCAAAATAACTTCACTAGTTTCCGAAATAATGATTGCCTTGCCAACTCAAGTGCCAGAGGGAACAATGGAAAGCAATTGTTACTGAATGGAGAGAGCCTCTATTCCGAGCCCAAGATGATACCTGAATCAAGCTATATACAGTCTCCTTCGTCCTTCAATGAGTCTCAGGCTGGCTGGATTGAAGCACTACCAGAGAAGACGATGGGTAGCATTTGGGAGGGCGCTCCAACAGGTGTCCCCACTCTGAGAGACATCAGACTAACTTATGCTCCCTTGGAAATTAACAGTCGAGAGCTGGGGAGTGGAATTGGGACCAGCAACTCCAGTAGTACCCTGGTAGAGCTTAGAGACTACAGCGAGGATGATGACTTCACAGATATTACATCAGGCATCTTCGCTGATTTCAACCTTGACTATGCAGAGGTACAGGAAGACGAGTTGAGTCCACTGAAGAACTCAGAGAGAACTACCGTCTCTATTGACACCATCAACCTCTATTCATCTGTCGCAAGCACCTGTGATCAAGCCTTCAGTCCTGACTCTTTCAGTACACCTGTCCAGCCCAAATCTCTGGATAGCGGCTacgacacagaaaacaatggatCGCCGGAGTTTATTTTCAGAGAGCTTGCTGATCCCCAAAGAGGTGAACTTGTTCTGCAAGTGCGTCAAGGTCTCACCAGTGGTTCAGAGGTCCAGTTAAAGCAAATGACTGATAAACAGTATTACAGAGACTCAGCCTATTTCTCTGACTATGAAAATGACAAAAGCCCTCGAGAGGATGATGGTAAATTCTTTGCAGGTCCAACTAAACAGGCAGAGAAACTGAGCTCTTCCAAAGGTGTTGATGCTATCAGAAGTTGTGTTTTGGCAAGACCCTCTGAATCTCTTTCCACACCTGGGCTGTCCATGTTGTCGCCGTTTCCTGCACAGATGGGCGGTTGCCTGACCAAAGAGGCAGCCCCCGAGGACGATGTTCTGGAGTTGGAGACAGAGCACCAAGAGGAGCCTTGCTCAGAGCTCAGCACCTCCGTTGGGCCTGAACCGTGCTCCAATGTCCAAGAGGCCTCGAGAAACTATGAGGATGTGAGCAAGAGATCCGAAGACTGTTGCCAGGCGCAGATTTTATGCTCCGACTCCACCGTATCTGATTACAAAGATGATGATGAACCCAAAGAGAACACTGATCAATCCACAGAGGACGATGAGCTGCCGGAATTGAATCATGTGGAAGCACCGGAGAAAAGGAGAGAGGGAGTCCAGATAAACGAGGAAGAATTTGAGGACATTGATGCTGAGGAATGCGACAGCTTATGTGAAGAGCCGACTGTTGTGGCCGAGCTGTCGTCTTCCTCGTCGATGCTGGAGCTGTGCGGAGAAGCAGTGAGAGCCCCGCTGGAGGAAGCGGAGGATGAAGATGACTCAGATGACAGCGAGTCGGACGAAGAGTTGAGGACTTACAGCATccaggaggaggaagacagCGAGGGCAGTGAAGATGATTTGAGCACGGTGCCAGTGGTGGTGAGCGACAGCAGCAGGGCAAGACACCTCCGCAGCCTGCTGAAGATGCCAACGCTCCTCACTCAATCCTTCTGTGAGGAGTTGGAGAGAAAGAAAAAGGCGGTGTCCTTTTTTGATGATGTCACCGTGTTCCTCTTTGACCAAGTATGACATTAAAACATGATTGGGTTGAGTCTTAGAGAAGGTGATTCATTCATTGCTGCTGTGATCTCCAGGAAAGCCCAACCGGAGAACTTGTTGACTACAACTTCTCCGCTGAAGGGGAGTCCATGAGGAAGGAACCACTGGATGAAAATACCTCCAAAGTTAAAGCCTGTGCGACGCAGTGTGACTCTGATGAGAAAGACAACGCAGAGGAAGGTGAGAAATGTAAAGATTTGATTGGTCGATCACTAATGACACCccatgacaatttttttttaatcgcctTCAGGTTACAAGTGGGAGGatgatgttgttgatgttgcGTTTGAGCAACCTTCTTCACCTAATGCCATGCCCGAGTCCCAACTGATGCCCACTTCCACCTCAAACAGTCCAGAGGCGGGGAAACCTGCAACAGAGGCAATGAACCGATTCATGGTCTCCAGATTCTCCATCACGCATGTCTCGGACACGGTCACAGCAACGGGTCAGTATCACCGGGGAGTTTTAGGGAGTTTTGTCCCGCAGCCAAAGTTCTAATTTTTGCACTGGGACCCAAACTTTTACTAAACTGCCTGCCTAATTTCCATCATatggacacatactgtacataaacttCAGAAGAACACAAATGACATGAATTGGATCAGAAAGCCTGTTAGCCAAGAAATTATGTGCCTGATTCATGATTAGCACAATTTTTTTCAGATGACTGGAAATGAatttgtggtcaacatgctttggaagacatgctagcataaatgtaatacagatatcatgAAAGGTTTTCAGTTAAACTGTCTTATGACTAATTAGTCGCTAAGTCCCGCCGTAcacctgcaaagatgttttctttgatggtggccatgtttttaatGACTCTTTCTCAAATTTAATTTGCTTGTCAGTCCCATaaaagtgtgtaccaaatttggttaTATTTTGGCTAAAAACCCTAAAGTTATGGTGGGGACTTTGTGGAGCACATTGAGCTTTGTGAGAAGTTACAAGTCAATTCAACTTATGGGTTCCAagtttgggccgcacggtggtctagtggttagcacgttggccacacagtcacagtccggagatcaggaagagctgggttcgattctcccctgggcatttctgtgtggagtttgcctgtgtggtttttctccgggtactctggtttcctcccacattccaaaatcatgcatgttaggttaattggtgactctaaattgtccataggtatgaatgtgagtgtgaatggttgtttgtctatatgtgccctgccattggctggcgaccagtccagacgcgaccctaatgaggagaagcggtatagaaaatggatgggttccAAGTTTGGGATATAACGGCGCCATCATGTAGTGCATTTTTGTCGGTGAATCTTTCATTCTGGAAGTCATGTGACTGAATATTGTCTCCAACAGGGAACAGCGACGATAGTCCACAAGACTGAGAGACCACAGGAGCCGACTGGAAGAGGATTGTGTTCAAATCTGCATTACTGTCTGTGATGTTTTCCAGAGGTTTTATTTTTCAGTCCCATGACTGGTGGTGGTGACCCTTTATGAGACAGTGCCTCGTGGTGATTTGCACAGtttattttggtgttttttttttataatttgctGCTGATCAAGAAAGGACCCCAGAATGTCCCCGTAAACAACAACCTTCACATTGGTCACTCATTTGTTCAACATGAAACAATTAAGACTATAAATGATCAGTGCTTCTTTTAATTGGCTgcttaacattgttttaaagACTGTTACaaactcttattttggtagccagacaattaagactttattttttaaacaggtATGAGGTAAGGGATGGCGATAAAgcacttttttgtgtaaaaaaaaaaaatcactattgTCACTGCATCTCTTTTATTTGAAGTGATGACATATCTCGGAAGAACAAAAACGTCTACTTTTACTCGTTTGTGTGCATTTTGCATTGCAAGGAGGTATCATGCCGTCATGAATCTTTTCTATGTCCGCGTGTTGTCGTTCATTCTATTGAAATCGTGCGGAAAGTCACATATTGTATGTTAAATAATGAACATGTAGCAGGTAGCTTGACTTGAATTACTACTGCTGTAAGGATGCAATTCAAGGTGCAAATCTCCCTCACATTTGCCAAagagatgttaaaaaaaaagccgaaTTGGATGAAGTGGCAATAATTAGAAGACGGGTGTTCCTTGTACCAGTGATAACCAGTATCTTCGCACCAGCACCAGTAGTAAGCAGTATCAATGATGTCCATTCTGTCTTCACTCATGGCTGTTGTACTATCCTGAAACAATACACTGAAATACTTTACTTTCTCCCTGCTTCTTCTGTCATTTCTTACAATTCGATGACAAAAACAGTGTCCTTGTTTATttaagagaacaaaaaaaaaaattcagattttgaaaaaaagtcctaaagtCATGAGTAAAGTTGTagtactagaataaagtcagaaagcTTTAAGAATAAAAGGAAATTGTACAATTAAAGttgcgggtttttttttttttttgctgtaaagGAGTAGTAGatgatgaaaatatattttttttataagacaaaaacagtcaGAGACTAAAGTcggatttgaaaaaaaagttggaaaatgtgaataaacttgtaaaggTCTGAGAAGAAAGTTGTTTTATGGCAAGAAAATATTTCTAATTGTCACAAGAACATTTTTAAGAAGTTATTTTTTCCTTAATCAAGTTATGGAAGAAGTCACGAGAATAACATTACAAAACCGTCATCAGCGTTTGccgcagttaactggttccggacccaaccgcgatacgtttaagtacatttctgcaaagtaggattcaatattcataaatggaacatttttgtagagcacagaaaacctgcttatgacttcctaaatacaatctttaccattattagagccctctagacaggaacACCACATTGCTTAACTGTAAGGTgcgggctacgggatcactgcagggacacaaaagACGGCCATAgctttaaccattagcaagctagcgagctaactagttatccaccaatttactgtattctaaactgaAGAAGTGGTttaaaatggagtggggaagaagaagaacagaGATGGCAAAaccacttaccacttccacacgcaaTGGGAGGAGTACTTCTTTTCACCCTATCCTGTGGTACATGCCATGCAGTGTGATGGTAATCTTAATCTTATATtaggaacccccccccccagagttatgagaataaagtcaaattattttcACTAAATAGTTgcaatattgcaagaataaagttgtattacttcaaagtaaaagttgtaatgttacaaaagtCGTTAGTATTACAATACAAGCATCGTGATGTTACGAGCTTCGTCTCACTATAAGACAATAAAACACTTCTGTTGTGTGCATCAAGCTCTATTTTTCAAGCCGCAAACTTGAGTAAAATGGTCTTGTTACAAGACAAAAAGCggtaatgaaaataaacattacGGTACATCGATTTTTTTATTGGAGAAAATGATGTTGAACTGCAAACTCTTtccaaaaaagctgtaatatgagaataaaggcgtTATGCCACATGAATAAATTTGCACTATGCCGAGAAAAAGCCTTGGAAATATCTTGtaatttttcacctttttctcgtATTTTTTTCCAACCTTATCTTTATACTCTACGTGCCCTGGTGGTGTAGCGGCACAAACTCCTCCGTTTTGTGCAGATAACACGAGTTGGGTTCCCAGCCAGGGCCCCCAACACGGGCTATTGGATATGTCCAGTCCCGGTGCCAATCCCGGACAAATGGGAGAGCTGTGTCAGAAAGGGCGTAAAAATGCCTCCTGTTTATTTCTTTCCAGTAACCTTGCAAGACACCAAAACGACATTACCACACACACTGGCAGGAAGTTTGCGTCCACTGAGATTTATTTTGGACAAGATAATTTATGTGCTTTCTGTACACAACAGGTATATAACATAAACGGACAACAAAAGTGGGAAATGAACAAAGTGGaagctatataaaatataaaaaaacaacaaatgcaatCATAAAAGCATAATCAAAAAGCCCTCAGCGTAAACTACTCAACAATGGAGTAATTCTTTCCAGCTATTGCTATATTTTATGTTAAGCACTCTGCTAGGTTGATCTATTTCTTACTTT
This genomic interval from Dunckerocampus dactyliophorus isolate RoL2022-P2 chromosome 18, RoL_Ddac_1.1, whole genome shotgun sequence contains the following:
- the aatka gene encoding serine/threonine-protein kinase LMTK1 isoform X3, coding for MSVKIGDYGLSHSLYKEDYYFTQDQIWVPLRWIAPELIDEVHGNLLVVDQTKSSNIWSLGVTIWELFEYGEQPYRQYSDRQVLTYAVKEQQLKLAKPQLQFPIAERWYEVMQFCWLQPELRPSSEEVHLLLTYLCAKGSSEAEEDFEERWNALRPNLLGSPSHTAAPLDLTPILTVAEAHISTQTKTVELASSATSSFPLLEHFSDSFHSDTGDDLLTVTETSHGLNFEYKWEQGRSEQPYCSSSTSGPLCQGNPNYQDIYYSSDASTSGGCRGEASALSPPYYQLEHPCVVPVLSALSPSVSSDYYIRLEETSECNINLDNCSPALEVSNTRLTPESQTPTAQLNAYWSAADITKATAYDPYSSPTMQLRQASSSISSPVTLNQSHACTSSLLVDANSIGHLHNLSESNVGHPVECSEGQSSLTQAVSSPSLGLCDPYLEARNNFISTMGSLQKTLTNVNHVNIDVETGDGLLVGCHRSSDIDDGAFFEEEATNWTSNHSANNNILNFGNRDTSRMENYLDLQYNTTELWSLTKDTTKTFRSCRTSKLEAEEGESVCTPASKPKELGSYIHLCHQDRGGTPEQNNFTSFRNNDCLANSSARGNNGKQLLLNGESLYSEPKMIPESSYIQSPSSFNESQAGWIEALPEKTMGSIWEGAPTGVPTLRDIRLTYAPLEINSRELGSGIGTSNSSSTLVELRDYSEDDDFTDITSGIFADFNLDYAEVQEDELSPLKNSERTTVSIDTINLYSSVASTCDQAFSPDSFSTPVQPKSLDSGYDTENNGSPEFIFRELADPQRGELVLQVRQGLTSGSEVQLKQMTDKQYYRDSAYFSDYENDKSPREDDGKFFAGPTKQAEKLSSSKGVDAIRSCVLARPSESLSTPGLSMLSPFPAQMGGCLTKEAAPEDDVLELETEHQEEPCSELSTSVGPEPCSNVQEASRNYEDVSKRSEDCCQAQILCSDSTVSDYKDDDEPKENTDQSTEDDELPELNHVEAPEKRREGVQINEEEFEDIDAEECDSLCEEPTVVAELSSSSSMLELCGEAVRAPLEEAEDEDDSDDSESDEELRTYSIQEEEDSEGSEDDLSTVPVVVSDSSRARHLRSLLKMPTLLTQSFCEELERKKKAVSFFDDVTVFLFDQESPTGELVDYNFSAEGESMRKEPLDENTSKVKACATQCDSDEKDNAEEGYKWEDDVVDVAFEQPSSPNAMPESQLMPTSTSNSPEAGKPATEAMNRFMVSRFSITHVSDTVTATGNSDDSPQD
- the aatka gene encoding serine/threonine-protein kinase LMTK1 isoform X1, whose translation is MLFALHVTVMSSAFFNPSFAFSSHFDTDGAPLSELSWPSSLAVVVVSFSGLFTFVFLMLACLCCKKGDMRFKEFENAEGEEYQADLSPSRHNGPEVYILPLTEVSLPVSKQPGRSIQLLKSSDLGRHSLLYLKEIGHGWFGKVLLGEVSVGLSTTQVVVKELKASASVQDQMQFVEEVQPFRTLQHPSLLQCLAQCSEVTPYLLVMEFCPLGDLKSYLRGCRVTDSEPPDPLILQRMACDIASGLLHLHKNNFIHSDLALRNCLLTSEMSVKIGDYGLSHSLYKEDYYFTQDQIWVPLRWIAPELIDEVHGNLLVVDQTKSSNIWSLGVTIWELFEYGEQPYRQYSDRQVLTYAVKEQQLKLAKPQLQFPIAERWYEVMQFCWLQPELRPSSEEVHLLLTYLCAKGSSEAEEDFEERWNALRPNLLGSPSHTAAPLDLTPILTVAEAHISTQTKTVELASSATSSFPLLEHFSDSFHSDTGDDLLTVTETSHGLNFEYKWEQGRSEQPYCSSSTSGPLCQGNPNYQDIYYSSDASTSGGCRGEASALSPPYYQLEHPCVVPVLSALSPSVSSDYYIRLEETSECNINLDNCSPALEVSNTRLTPESQTPTAQLNAYWSAADITKATAYDPYSSPTMQLRQASSSISSPVTLNQSHACTSSLLVDANSIGHLHNLSESNVGHPVECSEGQSSLTQAVSSPSLGLCDPYLEARNNFISTMGSLQKTLTNVNHVNIDVETGDGLLVGCHRSSDIDDGAFFEEEATNWTSNHSANNNILNFGNRDTSRMENYLDLQYNTTELWSLTKDTTKTFRSCRTSKLEAEEGESVCTPASKPKELGSYIHLCHQDRGGTPEQNNFTSFRNNDCLANSSARGNNGKQLLLNGESLYSEPKMIPESSYIQSPSSFNESQAGWIEALPEKTMGSIWEGAPTGVPTLRDIRLTYAPLEINSRELGSGIGTSNSSSTLVELRDYSEDDDFTDITSGIFADFNLDYAEVQEDELSPLKNSERTTVSIDTINLYSSVASTCDQAFSPDSFSTPVQPKSLDSGYDTENNGSPEFIFRELADPQRGELVLQVRQGLTSGSEVQLKQMTDKQYYRDSAYFSDYENDKSPREDDGKFFAGPTKQAEKLSSSKGVDAIRSCVLARPSESLSTPGLSMLSPFPAQMGGCLTKEAAPEDDVLELETEHQEEPCSELSTSVGPEPCSNVQEASRNYEDVSKRSEDCCQAQILCSDSTVSDYKDDDEPKENTDQSTEDDELPELNHVEAPEKRREGVQINEEEFEDIDAEECDSLCEEPTVVAELSSSSSMLELCGEAVRAPLEEAEDEDDSDDSESDEELRTYSIQEEEDSEGSEDDLSTVPVVVSDSSRARHLRSLLKMPTLLTQSFCEELERKKKAVSFFDDVTVFLFDQESPTGELVDYNFSAEGESMRKEPLDENTSKVKACATQCDSDEKDNAEEGYKWEDDVVDVAFEQPSSPNAMPESQLMPTSTSNSPEAGKPATEAMNRFMVSRFSITHVSDTVTATGNSDDSPQD
- the aatka gene encoding serine/threonine-protein kinase LMTK1 isoform X2; the protein is MRILRVQLLKSSDLGRHSLLYLKEIGHGWFGKVLLGEVSVGLSTTQVVVKELKASASVQDQMQFVEEVQPFRTLQHPSLLQCLAQCSEVTPYLLVMEFCPLGDLKSYLRGCRVTDSEPPDPLILQRMACDIASGLLHLHKNNFIHSDLALRNCLLTSEMSVKIGDYGLSHSLYKEDYYFTQDQIWVPLRWIAPELIDEVHGNLLVVDQTKSSNIWSLGVTIWELFEYGEQPYRQYSDRQVLTYAVKEQQLKLAKPQLQFPIAERWYEVMQFCWLQPELRPSSEEVHLLLTYLCAKGSSEAEEDFEERWNALRPNLLGSPSHTAAPLDLTPILTVAEAHISTQTKTVELASSATSSFPLLEHFSDSFHSDTGDDLLTVTETSHGLNFEYKWEQGRSEQPYCSSSTSGPLCQGNPNYQDIYYSSDASTSGGCRGEASALSPPYYQLEHPCVVPVLSALSPSVSSDYYIRLEETSECNINLDNCSPALEVSNTRLTPESQTPTAQLNAYWSAADITKATAYDPYSSPTMQLRQASSSISSPVTLNQSHACTSSLLVDANSIGHLHNLSESNVGHPVECSEGQSSLTQAVSSPSLGLCDPYLEARNNFISTMGSLQKTLTNVNHVNIDVETGDGLLVGCHRSSDIDDGAFFEEEATNWTSNHSANNNILNFGNRDTSRMENYLDLQYNTTELWSLTKDTTKTFRSCRTSKLEAEEGESVCTPASKPKELGSYIHLCHQDRGGTPEQNNFTSFRNNDCLANSSARGNNGKQLLLNGESLYSEPKMIPESSYIQSPSSFNESQAGWIEALPEKTMGSIWEGAPTGVPTLRDIRLTYAPLEINSRELGSGIGTSNSSSTLVELRDYSEDDDFTDITSGIFADFNLDYAEVQEDELSPLKNSERTTVSIDTINLYSSVASTCDQAFSPDSFSTPVQPKSLDSGYDTENNGSPEFIFRELADPQRGELVLQVRQGLTSGSEVQLKQMTDKQYYRDSAYFSDYENDKSPREDDGKFFAGPTKQAEKLSSSKGVDAIRSCVLARPSESLSTPGLSMLSPFPAQMGGCLTKEAAPEDDVLELETEHQEEPCSELSTSVGPEPCSNVQEASRNYEDVSKRSEDCCQAQILCSDSTVSDYKDDDEPKENTDQSTEDDELPELNHVEAPEKRREGVQINEEEFEDIDAEECDSLCEEPTVVAELSSSSSMLELCGEAVRAPLEEAEDEDDSDDSESDEELRTYSIQEEEDSEGSEDDLSTVPVVVSDSSRARHLRSLLKMPTLLTQSFCEELERKKKAVSFFDDVTVFLFDQESPTGELVDYNFSAEGESMRKEPLDENTSKVKACATQCDSDEKDNAEEGYKWEDDVVDVAFEQPSSPNAMPESQLMPTSTSNSPEAGKPATEAMNRFMVSRFSITHVSDTVTATGNSDDSPQD